The Pyxidicoccus sp. MSG2 DNA segment ACCGCCAGCTCCTTCTCATACGACTCGTCGTCCTCCACGGAGACGCTCAGGTCCACCGCGCCCAGTGACACCGTCCCCGGAGGACTTACGGGAAATACGTATCCGTGTTCAGTCTTGTCATCAATTTTCTGAAAACGTTTACGAGTCACGACAGACCCTCCAAGGTTGTATTGACAGCGATGACTTCAACCGCCAAATAGGCACATAGCAGTGTTTGTCTTCATCAACTGTTTTCACATGGAGTATTCATGGCACGTCCTCGCAAAGAATTGTCCAACGTCCCGCTGACGCCAGCCATGGTGAACTGGGCGGAAGCTCTGGGAGACGCCATCGGACGGGGAATGCTGCGTGCGCTCAACACGGGCATGCCGTCACTGGGTGGCAATGGTGCAAGTCACAACACGATGACGGCGGGTCGCCGCCGCGGCCGTCCGCCCAAGATGCTGGCGGGCGGGAACACGGTGTCGGCGGACCGCCGCTGTACCGTGGATGGCTGCACGCGTGAGCAGCGCTCGAAGGGGCTCTGCTCGGCGCACTACCAGGCGGAGCGTCGCAAGCAGCTGTCGGGCGGCAAGTCGGCCTGATTCATGACGCACGCGGTTCACGCCCACGGCCCTGGGCGAGCCGCATGTGTCACGCCCCCGGCGCCCCCACACCCCTCTTGCGCGCCAGGGAATTCCAGACGACTGTGCCTGTATCACTGTCACTTTCCATGCTCACCGAAGTGATGAGCCTGGCCCTACCCGCCCTGCCAGGGATCTGCGGCGGAGGTGGTGGCCTTGAGCAATTCCCAGGCGGCCAGCACATCCACCACGCGTTCCAATTCATTGGGAAGTGAGCGGGCCCGCTGAGACTTCAGGTATTCCTCCGCGAAGGTGCGCAGGCGCATGCCCACGAAGAGGCGCGCCAGCGCCACCTCCGTCTGCCCGCTGAAGTCGATGAAACGGATGCCGAAACCGGTGCGGCCCTCGGGCCCGGTGGAGCGCTCCTCCCGGACGATTTCCGCGCGTGCCAGTACCGGCGCGGCCCCCGGCTCCAGCGAGAAGCGCACGCCCAGCACCGTGCCCATCGGCAGGTAGAAGGTGCTCTCCAGGAAGGCCCCGCTGACGCTGACGTTGACGGACGTGAAGCTCGCGGCGAAGCGCCGCCCGCCCTCACCGTCCACCCACACCTCGAAGCGCGTGGCCAACTGGGCGCGGGGGAACTGCCGGTGCTCGGCCTCTCCCTGGTTCATCTCGATGAGGGGCGCGGCCGGCTGGCGCGCCTCCAGGGCGCCTCCCGCGGGGCGCGTTTCCTTCACCACTGCCGGCGCCTCGGTCACCGGCGCGCGAACCGTCACACTGGCCTTCTGGGCAACCTTCCTCTGCATGCGCGACCTCCACCTGCCCCGGAAGCTACCGCCTTCCCGCCTGGAAGTTGAATTTCAGGCGGGCCGCACACCGGCCCCGGTGGGACGCAGCCGTAAGGCTCAGAACATGTGACGGCGCATGCTGATGTTCACCAGCAGGCCGATGCTGAGCATGACGGA contains these protein-coding regions:
- a CDS encoding PilZ domain-containing protein — its product is MQRKVAQKASVTVRAPVTEAPAVVKETRPAGGALEARQPAAPLIEMNQGEAEHRQFPRAQLATRFEVWVDGEGGRRFAASFTSVNVSVSGAFLESTFYLPMGTVLGVRFSLEPGAAPVLARAEIVREERSTGPEGRTGFGIRFIDFSGQTEVALARLFVGMRLRTFAEEYLKSQRARSLPNELERVVDVLAAWELLKATTSAADPWQGG